A region of the Geomonas subterranea genome:
GATGGGGTGCACGCTGCCGTCAGGGTTCAGCCAGCTCTTGCCCAGGTTGCCCATGACGACGACGTCGTCGCCGCTTCTGGGGGGGGTGGCGAAGTCGAACTTGACGACCCGCTCTTCGGGCGGGATCTCGATGCGCTCGATCTTCTCGATCTTCTTCACCCTCGACTGCACCTGCGCGGCGTGGGAGGCGCGGGCGGCGAAGCGGGCGATGAATTCCTCCTCCTTGGCCAGCATCTCCTGCTGACGCTTGTGGGAGGCGAGGAGCTGCTCGCGACGGATGTCACGCTCCTTCTCGTAAAAATCGTAGTTACCGCCGTAGGTGGTGACGGTCTTGTTGGCCACCTCTACCACCCGGGTCACAACGCGGTTCATGAAGTCACGGTCGTGGCTGGTCATGAGGAGCGCGCCCTTGTACTCGTTGGCAATCCACTCCTCGAGCCAGATGATCGATTCGACGTCGAGGTGGTTGGTCGGCTCGTCCAGCAAAAGCACGTCGGGCGACAGGGTGAGGATCCCGGCGAGCGCCACGCGCATACGCCAGCCGCCGCTGAAGGACTCGACGGGGTTGTGGAAGCGGTCCGGACCGATGCCGAGGCCGGTCAGCACCTCCTTCGCGCGCGAGTCGAGATCATAGCCACCCCTGTGCTCGAACTCCTCCATCGCGGAGCCGTAGCGCTCCAGCAGCGCTGTCATGTCGTCATCGGACATGGGGAGCCCCATCTGCTCCTCCATCTGCTTCAGTTCCCCGGCGAGACGCACCGTCTCCGCCGAGACCGCCATCACCTCTTCCAGCGCCGAACGCCCCGCCATTTCACCGATATTCTGCGAGAAGTAGCCGATGGTCGTCTTCTTGGCCACCGTGATCTCACCGGCGTCCACATCTTCCTCGCCGGTGATGATCCTGAAGAGGGAGGTCTTGCCCGCACCGTTGGGGCCGACCAGGCCGGAACGGGTACCGGGGAGTATCTGGAAGCTGGCATCGCGGAACAGGACCTGCGAGCCGTGCTGCTTGGTTATGTTGGACAGATGGATCATGCTTTCTCCCTGTGCTGAATTCGCAACTGTCCAGCGTTAGCATGAACCCGGCTACAGTGACAACTTAATTTTCATCAAGGATGTTAAAAACCAGACCGTTAGCCGCGGGAGGAAATCAGAGAACTGCACTGCAAACCTCACACTATAAGCAGACCGGTGACATGGAGACAACTGTGGGTCTGTGAAACGGCGACGCCTCTGAGAAAGCGGCGCCTGGCCCGGATAGTCTCAGAAGTTCCCGTGGTTGTTGTTTCAATCTTGTTGGGTCATTTAGCGTAAAAACCGAACAGCACCTGTTCAAAAGCCGTACAACATGAACCTCAGGACCTACCCTACCCTGCCCTGACACGTACTCGACGCCACCGCAACATACTGTAACTACTGGCTTATAATCTTAATGAGAGATAATGTCCTTAGGAGGAGATTTGGGCTTCGTTTATGCTACAGCGAGGGAAACCAATCTGATCCGGTAGCGGGAGGAGAAATTTATGAACATGTTCGGCGCACTGATGATGACCGTCACCATGACCATGACCGCTGTCATGTTGCCTCGCATCTACATGTCCTGGATCGTGGCTGAACGCTACTTCCTGGAGGGAGAGGTCGAGCAGTTGATGCAGCTCCTTGTGGAGCAGAACAACTGGGTGTGGCGGCAGTTCGGTTGCGGCGCGGTGGCTGTGGCCATGATCTGGATAGTGCGCAACTCCCAGCACGACCTGGCCATCCCGGCCTCCATGGAGGCGACGCTGGCCATCTACGCCGCCATCTCGCTTGGTTTCGCGGTACTGGAATCGCTCATCGCCCAGAGGGTGTCCGGCTTCCTGGCGCTGGTACCGGCCCGCGCCGAAACAGGTGAAGACTAGCGCTTTTTGAGGGGCTCGACCACGCGCCGCACCAGATTCGCCAGGTAGATGGAAACGAACATGATGAGGGCCACGTTGACGAAACGGGTCCAGATAGGATCGGCGGCGAGCCCCCGTCTGGTGATATTGTCGTAGATGTACCAGCCACTCAGGAGTGCTCCCACCACGGCGCCCGCGATAACGAAGGGGCGCCGCAGCTTTGATACCTGCTTTTGCTGCTTAGGCAACATCTCCTCCCCCGCTCAGTGATACTGGCGCTCGCCGAAGAGGGCGGAGCCTACCCGCACCAGGGTGGCACCTTCCTCGATGGCGGCCTCGAAATCGCCGGACATTCCCATGCTCAGTTCACGCATCTCCACTCCCGGGATGGCTGCCACCCTCACCTCGTCGGCCAACTCGCGCAGCTTCCGGAAATACGGGCGCGCTCCCTCGGGGTCATCGAAGAACGGAGGCATGGTCATCAGCCCCTTGATCTTGAGGTGAGGCAGTTGCGCCAGTTCGCGCACGAGTTCCAGGAGTTCCTCGCTGCTCGTCCCTCCCTTGGTCTGTTCGCGGGAGATGTTCACCTGGACGAGGATGTCGCACACCTTGCCCAACGCGCCCCACTGGCGGTCGATCTCGCGGGCGAGGCTCAGGCGGTCCACGGAGTGGACCAGGTCGACCTTGCCGGCGATCTGGCGCACCTTGTTGCTCTGCAGGCTGCCGATGAAATGCCAGCAAATGCCGGCCGGGAGTTCGGGCTGCTTCGCCACCAGTTCCTGGACGTAGTTCTCACCGAAGATAGTCTGGCCGCAGCCGAAGGCCTCGGCTATCGCGGCGGCGGGTTTGGTCTTGGAAACGGCGACGAGGCGCACCCCCTCCGGCTCGCGCCCGGCCCTGGCAGCGGCCTGCGCGATCCGCTCCCGGATCTCCCTGAGATGTTCGGCAATATTACTCATCGCGTCCCCCTCCCTCTACAGTGCTCCCAGTACCCTGAGCTTCTCGACCACCTCGCACAGCGGCAGCCCCACCACGTTGGTATAGGAGCCGTCGATCTTGCGCACCATGTGCGCGGCCCCCCCCTGGATGGCGTAGCCGCCGGCCTTGTCGAAGGGACAGCCGGTGGCGATATAGGCGTCGATCTCCTCGTCGCGCAGATGTTTGAAAAAGACCTTGGTGCGTACCGCCTCCACCAGTGCGCCGTCGCGTTCGCGGTCGTAGATGGCGAAACCGGTCACCACCTCGTGCGGCACGCCGGAGAGCTTTCTCAGCATACGCTGGGCGTCGGCGTGGTCTTTGGGCTTACCCATGATCTCGCCGTCGCAAAGGACGATGGTGTCGGCGCCGAGGAAGAAGCGCCCGTCGGTCCTTTCGGCGGCGGCCCTCGCCTTTCCTTCCGCAAGACGCAACACGTGGTCCACCGGATCTTCACCGGGAAGCTGATCCTCGCAGATGTCGGCGGGGAGGACGCGGAAACTGATCCCTGCGGATTCGAGGAGTTCGCTGCGCCTGGGGGAGGCGGAGGCTAGGACGATGGTGGTTGCTGACATGTTGGTATTCTCCTGACGTCCCCGCGCTGCGGGGGGACGGATTAAATTGCCGGCCGCAACCGGCGCGGGCATCCCCTGATCCCCTGATCCCCTGATCCCCTGATCCCCTGATCCCCTGATCCCCTGATCCCCTGATCCCCTGGTCCCCTGATCTCTGATCTCTGATCTCTGATCTCTGATCTCTGATCTCTGATCTCTGATCTCAGGTCTCTGGTCCCCTGATCCCCTCTCCCCCCGGGAGAGGGTGCCCGGAGGGCGGGTGAGGGCGTTGCCGTGATCAAGAAGGGTGCGCAGCAGCGGCACCCTCATCCCGCCCCTCTCCCGGGGGAGAGGGAGGATGACAGGCGGCGGTCGGGGCACGGGCGGCCGGGCAAATGTTTATTTGCCCCTACAACGCCGGCAGAAGCGGAATATCAGGACGACCAGCAGCGCGGCGGTGGCGCCGAGGGCCGTCTTGAAGTGACTGCCGGTGGCGATACCGTAGACGAGCGAGGCGACCCCCATGACGAAGACCAGGGCCTCCAGCGAAAGCAACCGCCCTACGACGCTTATCTCCTGCCGTTCCTTGTTCCCTGTCATGGTATCCTCCTCGATGCGCCTCCGGGGGGCGCGGCACCGGTGGTTATCCCGCAACTCCAGGCAGCCAGGCTTCCAGCGCCTCAAGCCCCCGCTGCGCCAGAAGGCCGCGTTTCTCCTTCTTCTTTATGCGCCCGGGCAGCGGCGGGAAGAGGCCGTAGTTGACGTTCATGGGCTGGAAGTGCGCCGCTTCCGTGTTGGTGATGTGGCGCGCCAGCGCGCCGATGGCGGTTTCGGCGGGAGGGACGGTCAGTTCCTCCCCCTTCGCCAGCCGCGCTGCGTTGACGCCAGCCACGAAGCCGCTCGAGGCGGACTCGACGTACCCTTCCACGCCGGTGATCTGCCCTGCGAAGAGGACCCGCGGGTCGCTCTTCAACTGGCAGGTGGCCAAGAGGAGCTGCGGCGCGTTGATGAAGGTGTTGCGGTGCATGGAGCCCAAGCGCAGGAACTGCGCCTGCTCCAGCCCGGGAATCATCCGGAAGATCCGCTTCTGCTCGGGCCAGGTCAGCTTGGTCTGAAAGCCGACCAGGTTGAACATGGTGGCCTCGCGGTT
Encoded here:
- a CDS encoding YggS family pyridoxal phosphate-dependent enzyme, with the translated sequence MSNIAEHLREIRERIAQAAARAGREPEGVRLVAVSKTKPAAAIAEAFGCGQTIFGENYVQELVAKQPELPAGICWHFIGSLQSNKVRQIAGKVDLVHSVDRLSLAREIDRQWGALGKVCDILVQVNISREQTKGGTSSEELLELVRELAQLPHLKIKGLMTMPPFFDDPEGARPYFRKLRELADEVRVAAIPGVEMRELSMGMSGDFEAAIEEGATLVRVGSALFGERQYH
- a CDS encoding ABC-F family ATP-binding cassette domain-containing protein, giving the protein MIHLSNITKQHGSQVLFRDASFQILPGTRSGLVGPNGAGKTSLFRIITGEEDVDAGEITVAKKTTIGYFSQNIGEMAGRSALEEVMAVSAETVRLAGELKQMEEQMGLPMSDDDMTALLERYGSAMEEFEHRGGYDLDSRAKEVLTGLGIGPDRFHNPVESFSGGWRMRVALAGILTLSPDVLLLDEPTNHLDVESIIWLEEWIANEYKGALLMTSHDRDFMNRVVTRVVEVANKTVTTYGGNYDFYEKERDIRREQLLASHKRQQEMLAKEEEFIARFAARASHAAQVQSRVKKIEKIERIEIPPEERVVKFDFATPPRSGDDVVVMGNLGKSWLNPDGSVHPIFSGVTGVIKRLSKIAVVGVNGAGKSTFLKTIAGQTDATEGSVNLGANVELGYFSQHAMEILDPKKTIFETVQDVIPLATIGVIRNLLGAFLFQGDDVDKRIENLSGGEKSRVVLATLLARPVNFLVLDEPTNHLDIRSREILLDALENFQGTVILVSHDRHFLRRLVDRVIEVDHGEMRLYEGNYDYYLSKTAHA
- a CDS encoding Maf family nucleotide pyrophosphatase — its product is MSATTIVLASASPRRSELLESAGISFRVLPADICEDQLPGEDPVDHVLRLAEGKARAAAERTDGRFFLGADTIVLCDGEIMGKPKDHADAQRMLRKLSGVPHEVVTGFAIYDRERDGALVEAVRTKVFFKHLRDEEIDAYIATGCPFDKAGGYAIQGGAAHMVRKIDGSYTNVVGLPLCEVVEKLRVLGAL